From the genome of Opitutales bacterium:
AAGGTAGAATGATCACAAGACCTAGTGACCCTAAGTTCAAAGACTTTGCGGGTAGCGTTACGCTGCGTTATATCATAGATGAAAAGGGGCGTGTTAGAGATTCCGAAGTGATGTTCTCCGATCACGTAGCGCTATCTCGAGGAGCTCTTCAGGTTGCAAGTACTTGGCGATATGAGATACCTAAGGTCAACGGCAAGCCGGTCAAGGTTGAGGTATTTCGCAAGGTCTCGATCGGCAAGTTCCCGTTTATTAAGAAAGCCTCAGAGATCGACAGCCCAATCAAGGTGCGAAGGTTCGTTAAACCATATTTCCCCGCCGCAATGAGAAGGAAGGGTGAGGAGGGCGTAGTGAAGTTGGAGGCCATGATTTACCCGAATGGTACTGCGAAGGTTAGACGGGTCGTCGAAGCTAGTGATGTTGGATTTATTGTGGATGCGATTAGATCAATAGAGAGGACAGTTTATACCAAGCCGACCTTTGAAGGAAGCCCCTGCAGGGTTAAGGTTATCGTTCCCGTGAAGTTTAATATATCGGATACTGACCAGAGTGAGCAGGACGATCTCTAACAAAAATGAATGAGAAGGCGGCACAGAATCTGATCCCTTCTCATCATGGAAAACGCCGATAAAGGGTGGCATTGGCACGCGGGTTGACGATACTTATAAACGTTGGGCCGGAGAAAACCTTGTTCGAGCGTCATGCCAGTTGTGCCATCGGGTAAAAAAGAGTCCCCCATATGGGTATGACTGTTATAAAGACCGGGAATGATGACGCGTTTTGCGCCGTCGCAGACGCTGACCAGCGCAGTCTTTTGGATCTGTTTGATGGTGTCGCCTTGAGCTTCAAAGGAGGCACACTGAAAAGGTTCTAAGTCGGGGCCGCAGAGGACGAGGACGTCGTCAAATCTCATAACTAAAGGCCTTCCTGCTCGAAAGAGGTCGAAGCCGCAAGTGTGTTATATTACGAGGGGCGTAGAATCCGGAGTCTCTTTAGTAACTTAGATCCGGATTTTTGGCGTAATAGCATCGACGGATCGACAAATTTGAAAACGAATTGATGATGCGCCCCTTATGGGTAAGAAAATTTGTCTATTTTGGGACATCGATGGCACTTTGATCTGGAGTGGAGGTGCCGACGAACGTGCCTTTGAACATGCGACCCGCGAGGTCTATGGCATTGAAACTAGCCTGGCCAAAATCGATTACTCAGGACGCACAGATCGCTTGATCGCTCGCCTGATCGCGGACTACCACGAAATCGAAGAGCATCAGCGCAAAGATACAGATATCTTAGCAGCCTACCTCAAACAACTCAGTGTTGAAATGAACTCAGGCACCGCCTTTGAGCTCAAAGGTGTCCGCCAGCTTCTAGGTCTTGCGCATGCTGATGATAGCGTCGAACAAGGCCTCTTGACTGGAAACCTTATCGAAGGCGCTGAGACAAAGCTCAGGCATTTCGACTTTTGGAAATATTTTCACTTCGGCGGCTTTGCCGACCATTCACATGAACGTGACCAAATCGCCGAACATGCCCTCGAACTGGCACTCAAAAAAGACTATGCCGAGAGTGCCGAGCTTAGCTGGGTCATTGGCGACACACCTCACGATGTTTCCTGTGGCCGCCACATTGGTGCACGCACTCTGGCTGTGGCCACCGGCAAACATACCGTCGACGAACTGAGGCTTTCAAAACCCGATATCGCATTAGAAAGTCTCGAAGATGTAGAGACGGTGTGGAAGACACTGATCGACTGAATCAGCTGCTCATAACTCAACTCACATACGGGAGAACGCGAATAAACGAGTCATTTCTCTAAACCGAAAATACAACTAAATTCTGGATCTTAATATAAAACTAGTTCCCAATATTCGATCTTTAAAAAAGGTGCTTGCCTAATTTCAATAACTCAACTTTTCAAACGAAAACTATGAAGAAAGATATACACATT
Proteins encoded in this window:
- a CDS encoding TonB family protein, with the translated sequence MKTPISVILYLLLYAVGFSETYTVTDLDYVPKRLEGRMITRPSDPKFKDFAGSVTLRYIIDEKGRVRDSEVMFSDHVALSRGALQVASTWRYEIPKVNGKPVKVEVFRKVSIGKFPFIKKASEIDSPIKVRRFVKPYFPAAMRRKGEEGVVKLEAMIYPNGTAKVRRVVEASDVGFIVDAIRSIERTVYTKPTFEGSPCRVKVIVPVKFNISDTDQSEQDDL
- a CDS encoding haloacid dehalogenase-like hydrolase; translated protein: MGKKICLFWDIDGTLIWSGGADERAFEHATREVYGIETSLAKIDYSGRTDRLIARLIADYHEIEEHQRKDTDILAAYLKQLSVEMNSGTAFELKGVRQLLGLAHADDSVEQGLLTGNLIEGAETKLRHFDFWKYFHFGGFADHSHERDQIAEHALELALKKDYAESAELSWVIGDTPHDVSCGRHIGARTLAVATGKHTVDELRLSKPDIALESLEDVETVWKTLID